The following are encoded in a window of Pan troglodytes isolate AG18354 chromosome 4, NHGRI_mPanTro3-v2.0_pri, whole genome shotgun sequence genomic DNA:
- the LOC100610146 gene encoding thymosin beta-15A has translation MSYKPDMSKVGKFDREKLKKINNKEKNTLLSKETIQQEKECIQTF, from the coding sequence ATGAGTTATAAGCCAGACATGTCAAAAGTGGGGAAGTTTGACAgggaaaaactgaagaaaattaataacaaagaaaaaaatactcttcTGTCAAAGGAAACTATCCAGCAGGAGAAAGAGTGTATTCAAACATTCTAA